Proteins encoded by one window of Gordonia jinghuaiqii:
- a CDS encoding hydantoinase B/oxoprolinase family protein, with product MSDLDLVQMAVIANRLDGIVREMENTLLRTGRSAVLNMARDFSCSIITGDNRLLSTAEGLPVHVIGTERLGQAMTDLHDDITDGDAYLHNDPYLGNTHAADHTILVPVFVDGEHLFTTAAKAHQADIGNSKPTTYMPYAKDIYEEGALIFPAVRIQRGRKDVGDIIRMCRRRIRVPDQWYGDYLAMIGAARIGEAALKELCDRYGRNTIKAFIEEWFDYSERTMADAIGKLTEGTVTGYGMADPLEPLMPEGIPVKVTISVKPSEGRIVLDLRDNIDCIDAGLNESETCSTNNVMTGLLNSLDPDIPRNSGSFRRIEVLLREGCIVGIPTFPHSTSVATTNLGERLVMTTQKTFADNWPGQGLAEGSCSVGAGFSVISGTDNRHGSPEPYINQVFLGSQGGPANVDVDGWITYGNSVTNGLMFRDSIEIDEQKYPIRIEELRIRTDSEGAGKRRGAPGTVLRFGPKDAPMSAFYATDGVVFPPRGVCGGTAAAASEPFMTTVDGVEKDVPAIGDVQLEPGECLGHRLSGGGGYGDPREREAGLVREDVLARFVSFERAREVYGVAFTTEVLSDDLAIDHDETARLRGVATV from the coding sequence ATGTCCGACCTCGACCTGGTCCAGATGGCCGTCATCGCCAACCGCCTCGACGGCATCGTCCGCGAGATGGAGAACACGCTGCTGCGCACCGGCCGTTCGGCCGTCCTGAACATGGCGCGTGACTTCTCCTGCAGCATCATCACCGGCGACAACCGCCTGCTGTCGACCGCGGAGGGGTTGCCGGTCCACGTGATCGGCACCGAGCGGCTCGGGCAGGCGATGACCGACCTGCACGACGACATCACCGACGGCGACGCCTACCTCCACAACGACCCGTACCTGGGCAACACCCACGCCGCCGACCACACCATCCTGGTCCCGGTCTTCGTCGACGGGGAGCATCTGTTCACCACCGCCGCCAAGGCCCATCAGGCAGACATCGGCAACTCGAAGCCGACGACGTACATGCCCTACGCCAAGGACATCTACGAGGAAGGTGCTCTCATCTTTCCCGCAGTGCGCATCCAACGCGGCCGCAAGGACGTCGGCGACATAATCCGAATGTGCCGCAGAAGGATTCGGGTTCCGGACCAGTGGTACGGCGATTATCTCGCGATGATCGGTGCAGCGCGTATCGGGGAAGCCGCCCTCAAGGAGCTGTGCGACCGCTACGGCCGGAACACCATCAAGGCGTTCATCGAGGAATGGTTCGACTACTCCGAGCGGACGATGGCCGACGCGATCGGGAAGCTCACCGAGGGCACGGTGACGGGGTACGGGATGGCTGATCCGCTCGAACCGCTGATGCCGGAGGGTATCCCGGTGAAGGTGACCATCTCGGTCAAGCCGAGCGAGGGGCGGATCGTGCTCGACCTGCGCGACAACATCGACTGCATCGACGCCGGTCTCAACGAGTCGGAGACGTGTTCGACCAACAACGTGATGACGGGTCTGCTCAACAGCCTCGACCCCGACATCCCCCGCAACAGCGGGAGTTTCCGCCGCATCGAGGTGCTCCTGCGGGAGGGTTGCATCGTCGGTATCCCGACGTTCCCGCACTCCACCTCGGTCGCGACCACGAATCTCGGTGAGCGGCTGGTGATGACGACCCAGAAGACCTTCGCCGACAACTGGCCCGGACAGGGTCTCGCCGAAGGCTCCTGCAGCGTCGGCGCCGGCTTCTCGGTGATCTCGGGTACGGACAATCGGCACGGCTCGCCGGAGCCGTACATCAACCAGGTGTTCCTGGGCTCGCAGGGAGGCCCGGCCAACGTAGACGTCGACGGCTGGATCACCTACGGCAACTCCGTCACCAATGGCCTGATGTTCCGCGACAGCATCGAGATCGACGAGCAGAAGTATCCGATCCGTATCGAGGAGTTGCGTATCCGAACCGACTCCGAGGGTGCGGGCAAGCGCCGTGGAGCACCCGGAACCGTGCTGCGTTTCGGGCCGAAGGATGCCCCGATGAGCGCGTTCTACGCCACCGACGGCGTCGTCTTCCCGCCCCGTGGTGTCTGTGGCGGAACCGCCGCCGCCGCCTCGGAACCCTTCATGACCACAGTCGACGGCGTCGAGAAGGATGTGCCCGCCATCGGCGACGTGCAGCTCGAGCCCGGAGAATGCCTGGGCCACCGGCTGTCCGGAGGGGGTGGATACGGCGATCCGCGGGAGCGTGAGGCCGGACTGGTCCGGGAGGACGTTCTCGCCCGCTTCGTCAGCTTCGAACGCGCCCGCGAGGTCTACGGTGTCGCCTTCACCACCGAGGTCCTTTCCGACGACCTCGCGATCGATCACGACGAGACCGCGAGACTGCGCGGGGTCGCGACCGTCTGA
- a CDS encoding hydantoinase/oxoprolinase family protein translates to MYTISVDTGGTFTDVVVADSAGHIWLAKALTTKERAFLAIENALGVIAPKLDLTVDALLGMTTRFNYGTTRSTNAVVEGTAARTAFFTTAGFPDILLLREGGKPDPFRPLPYGKPYVPRHLTFEIDERMDAEATAFRPLDEDSVKTAIDGALAQGAEAIGVCLLWSVANPTHEIRVGELIAEHAPGTPFTLSHQLNPVVREYRRASATVLDASLKPLMQQFFADLEGDLNGAGFAGNLFISTSYGGSWSPEDIAGRPIYSIGSGPSMAPVSAVHDADLDLPGGSAAHDLLVADTGGTTFDVGLVRAGHIQHTNETWLGGRWIGNITGTRAVDVRSIGSGGGSIAWLDSGGLLRVGPRSAGSAPGPVCYGLGGTEPTVTDAAFVLGYLDSTNFMDGTLALDLDAARETYRQLGERIGMTTEQAAHAALTIAADNIVTAIRETTIARGVDPREVTIVAGGGGSGMNIGRIAGELGTRHVLLPKTAGAMSACGALFSDVISEFTSVAYSTTADFDPVPVNARLAEVRAQAEEFLTGMGDLAADSSIEYFVEARYKQQAWELTVALPYGDLGPGDGKMLEEAFHEVHERIFGVREPGQYLELLSWSARATARLPKPTLRADDAGRSTVPTPIRTGRSYFGDIGWVATSFYDGPALPLEAVISGPAVVQEPTTTLVVYPGQQATVTRNGNYLIDTAAGTAAGTAFDADKEN, encoded by the coding sequence ATGTACACCATCTCCGTGGACACCGGTGGAACGTTCACCGACGTCGTCGTGGCCGACTCCGCTGGGCACATCTGGCTGGCCAAGGCGCTGACGACCAAGGAACGGGCCTTCCTGGCCATCGAGAACGCCCTCGGTGTGATCGCCCCGAAGCTCGACCTCACCGTCGACGCGCTCCTGGGGATGACGACCAGGTTCAACTACGGCACCACCCGCTCCACCAACGCCGTCGTCGAGGGAACTGCGGCGCGAACCGCCTTCTTCACCACGGCGGGCTTCCCCGACATCCTTCTCCTCAGGGAAGGCGGCAAGCCGGACCCCTTCCGCCCGTTGCCGTATGGCAAGCCTTACGTACCGCGTCACCTGACCTTCGAGATCGATGAGCGGATGGATGCCGAGGCGACTGCCTTCCGCCCGCTCGACGAGGACTCGGTGAAGACCGCCATCGACGGGGCGCTGGCACAGGGCGCCGAGGCGATCGGCGTCTGCCTGCTGTGGTCGGTGGCCAACCCGACTCACGAGATCCGCGTCGGCGAACTCATCGCAGAGCACGCGCCGGGGACCCCGTTCACTCTGTCGCATCAGCTCAACCCCGTTGTCCGCGAGTATCGCCGGGCGTCGGCGACAGTTCTGGACGCATCGCTCAAACCGCTGATGCAGCAGTTCTTCGCGGACCTCGAGGGCGATCTGAACGGAGCCGGTTTCGCCGGCAACCTGTTCATCTCCACCTCCTACGGCGGCTCCTGGAGTCCCGAGGACATCGCCGGACGCCCGATCTACTCGATCGGATCGGGACCGTCGATGGCCCCCGTCTCCGCCGTCCATGACGCCGATCTCGATCTCCCCGGTGGTTCGGCGGCGCATGACCTGCTCGTCGCCGACACCGGTGGCACCACCTTCGACGTGGGACTCGTGCGCGCCGGACACATCCAGCACACCAACGAGACCTGGCTCGGCGGCAGGTGGATCGGCAACATCACGGGTACACGTGCGGTCGACGTCCGCAGCATCGGCTCCGGCGGCGGGTCGATCGCGTGGCTGGATTCGGGCGGCCTGCTCCGCGTCGGCCCGCGCAGTGCCGGATCGGCGCCCGGCCCGGTCTGTTACGGGCTCGGCGGCACCGAGCCGACGGTCACCGACGCGGCCTTCGTGCTCGGCTACCTCGACTCCACCAACTTCATGGACGGCACTCTCGCGCTCGATCTCGACGCCGCGCGAGAGACCTACCGGCAGCTCGGCGAGCGCATCGGCATGACCACCGAGCAGGCCGCACATGCCGCTCTGACGATCGCGGCGGACAACATCGTGACCGCCATCCGGGAGACGACCATCGCCCGCGGAGTCGACCCCCGTGAGGTCACCATCGTCGCCGGGGGCGGCGGGTCGGGTATGAACATCGGCCGCATCGCTGGCGAGCTCGGCACGCGACATGTGTTGCTGCCCAAAACAGCTGGCGCGATGAGTGCATGCGGCGCCCTGTTCTCCGACGTCATCTCCGAGTTCACCTCGGTGGCCTACAGCACCACCGCCGACTTCGATCCGGTGCCGGTGAACGCGCGGCTGGCCGAAGTCCGTGCTCAGGCCGAGGAATTCCTCACCGGGATGGGCGATCTCGCCGCCGACTCGTCCATCGAATACTTCGTCGAGGCCCGGTACAAACAGCAGGCGTGGGAATTGACCGTCGCGCTGCCCTACGGCGATCTCGGTCCGGGCGACGGCAAGATGCTCGAAGAGGCCTTCCACGAGGTACACGAACGAATCTTCGGGGTCCGCGAGCCCGGTCAGTACCTCGAACTGCTGTCCTGGAGTGCCCGCGCCACCGCGCGCCTGCCCAAGCCGACCTTGCGCGCCGATGACGCCGGACGCTCCACCGTGCCGACGCCCATCCGCACGGGGCGTTCCTATTTCGGCGACATCGGTTGGGTGGCAACGTCCTTTTACGACGGCCCGGCCCTCCCGCTGGAGGCGGTCATCTCCGGACCCGCCGTCGTCCAGGAGCCGACGACCACGCTCGTGGTGTACCCCGGCCAGCAGGCCACCGTCACCCGCAACGGCAACTACCTGATCGACACGGCCGCCGGCACTGCCGCGGGAACCGCATTCGATGCCGACAAGGAGAACTGA
- a CDS encoding SanA/YdcF family protein, giving the protein MYVSSTGRIDDAATLPPRSTLLVLGSLVYDDGSPGDYVRGRLDTAIELYRTGKVERIINSGNGLPEAGNEPAVMRTYLEARGVPSAVIVDDPAGFDTARSCRRARETVDADAVVVVTQRFHLRRAIALCRVEGLDARGVAARCDCPAWTLVRNHIRETVFAGPRALVSAHG; this is encoded by the coding sequence ATGTACGTCTCCTCGACGGGACGCATCGACGACGCGGCGACCCTGCCCCCACGGTCCACCCTCCTTGTTCTCGGATCCCTCGTCTACGACGACGGGTCGCCGGGCGACTACGTTCGGGGACGCCTCGACACCGCGATCGAGCTGTACCGGACCGGGAAGGTGGAACGAATCATCAACTCCGGCAACGGATTGCCCGAGGCGGGAAATGAGCCCGCGGTGATGCGGACATACCTCGAGGCGCGCGGGGTGCCGTCGGCGGTCATCGTCGACGACCCGGCAGGCTTCGACACGGCCCGGAGTTGCCGGCGGGCCCGCGAGACCGTTGACGCAGATGCGGTGGTCGTCGTGACCCAGCGCTTCCATCTGCGTCGTGCGATTGCGCTGTGTCGCGTCGAAGGGCTCGACGCCCGAGGGGTTGCGGCCCGATGTGACTGCCCTGCTTGGACACTGGTGCGCAACCACATCCGGGAGACGGTGTTCGCCGGGCCGCGGGCGCTCGTGTCGGCTCACGGTTGA
- a CDS encoding WS/DGAT/MGAT family O-acyltransferase: MPYMPVTSSMFLLAETREQPMHVGGLQLFVPREGQSASELAEEMIESFAACTEIHPLFRKRPASPVTLLGNVAWSYDDEIDFDYHVRRAVLPRPGRVRELLRYISLNHGTLLDRYRPMWEVHIIEGLDDGRVAIYNKIHHSIVDGVSALRLLQRMMSNDPDDRSGTAPWDPALVGEKRPRKAPSIRTRISGLADTAVQVAGLGPAAAKVAVAGFREGGLVPPLSRAPRTILDVAIGSARRFASQQWELSRLRAVADALDITINDIVVAMCSGALRSYLIDRDALPDTPLIAAVPVSMHTDGDHDGNAVTAIMVNLATDEPDPERRLAKMVESVRGSKSVIRGLRPLQALALGAANFAPLAFATVPGFVQYVRPQFNIIISNVPGPSEHLYWNGARLDGVYPVSIPMEGLALNITVTTTVDHINFGLIGARAQVPSLQRLLTHLDTALEELEKLASIPER; encoded by the coding sequence ATGCCGTACATGCCGGTCACCTCGTCGATGTTCCTGCTCGCCGAGACCCGCGAGCAGCCCATGCACGTCGGCGGACTCCAGTTGTTCGTCCCCCGCGAGGGCCAGAGCGCCAGCGAACTCGCCGAGGAGATGATCGAGTCCTTTGCCGCGTGCACCGAGATCCATCCGCTCTTCCGGAAACGGCCGGCCTCGCCGGTCACCCTGCTCGGCAACGTCGCCTGGTCCTACGACGACGAGATCGACTTCGACTACCACGTCCGACGCGCGGTCCTGCCCCGCCCCGGCCGCGTTCGTGAACTGCTGCGGTACATCTCGCTCAACCACGGCACCTTGCTCGACCGGTACCGACCGATGTGGGAGGTCCACATCATCGAGGGCCTCGACGACGGCCGGGTCGCCATCTACAACAAGATCCACCACTCGATCGTCGACGGCGTGTCCGCGTTGCGGCTGCTCCAGCGGATGATGTCCAACGATCCCGACGACCGGTCGGGAACCGCCCCATGGGATCCCGCACTCGTCGGCGAGAAGCGGCCACGCAAGGCGCCGAGTATTCGGACGCGGATCTCCGGGCTCGCCGACACCGCGGTCCAGGTCGCCGGGCTCGGACCGGCCGCAGCCAAGGTCGCGGTCGCCGGATTCAGAGAAGGCGGGCTGGTGCCGCCACTGTCGCGCGCGCCACGGACCATTCTCGACGTCGCGATCGGCAGTGCACGACGCTTCGCCTCGCAGCAGTGGGAACTGAGTCGTCTCCGCGCGGTTGCCGATGCGCTGGACATCACCATCAACGACATCGTCGTCGCCATGTGTTCGGGAGCCCTGCGGTCCTATCTCATCGATCGCGACGCCCTGCCCGACACACCGCTGATCGCCGCGGTACCGGTGTCGATGCACACCGACGGCGATCACGACGGCAACGCGGTCACCGCGATCATGGTCAACCTGGCGACCGACGAACCGGACCCCGAGCGTCGTCTCGCCAAGATGGTGGAGTCGGTACGCGGCAGCAAGTCGGTCATCCGGGGACTGCGGCCGCTGCAGGCCCTCGCGCTCGGTGCGGCGAACTTCGCTCCCCTGGCATTCGCCACCGTCCCGGGATTCGTGCAGTACGTTCGGCCCCAGTTCAACATCATCATCAGCAATGTCCCCGGACCTTCGGAGCACCTGTACTGGAACGGCGCCCGTCTCGACGGCGTCTATCCGGTGTCGATCCCGATGGAAGGGTTGGCGCTGAACATCACGGTGACGACCACCGTCGACCACATCAATTTCGGGTTGATCGGTGCCCGTGCCCAGGTCCCGAGCCTGCAGCGGCTTCTGACCCACCTCGACACCGCACTCGAGGAGTTGGAGAAGCTCGCCTCCATACCGGAACGCTGA
- a CDS encoding (Fe-S)-binding protein has product MTATTIAIGTTAAVISLFCWYLFLGGVVRIYRTIKLGHKVDSSRFWPIGPRLLTMLKEFLVHTRMVKFRSVGWAHWLVMIGFLGGSLLWFEAYGQSINPKFHWPVFGDTFAWHLWDELLGIGTVVGILVLIAIRQMNHPRVPERMSRFSGSRFGPAYFVEVVVLLEGLGMILVKASKIATYGHANAYSDFFTMQVAKILPASPTLVSIFAVIKLMSGMVWLAMVGMNISWGVAWHRFSAFLNIYLKREQDGGVALGALKPMMSQGKVLDMETADPDVDAFGAGKIEDFSWKGWLDFTTCTECGRCQSQCPAWNTGKPLSPKLLIMSLRDHGNAKAPYLLAGGRKDMGGDEVGLVDADGNVLEDKLNAIPEAARAEAARKLVGESKGDLGGGLPIEAVDGEFDPEALGAVIDTETLWSCTTCGACVEQCPVDIEHVDHILDMRRYQVLIESDFPTELAGMFKNLENKGNPWGQNASARTAWIDEMDIDIPVFGKDVESFEGFEYLFWVGCAGAYEDRAKKTTKAVAELLDMAAVNFMVLGEGETCTGDSARRAGNEFLFQMLAQQNIEMLGEVFSTAPEQRKKVVVTCAHCFNALGNEYPQLGAKYEVVHHTQLLNRLVREKRLVPVAPLGEGVTYHDPCYLGRHNKVYDAPRELMGAAGSTLTEMPRHGERSMCCGAGGARMWMEEQIGKRINIDRVDEALDTLGDLTSGDQVKKVATGCPFCRVMLTDGVTARTSGTEAEGKVEVVDVAQLLLDSVRRGKTEVKLGGRFLGPRPTAPEPEPEPEKVPAAAAASASATTEAAPKPKVGLGMKGGKKPGATAKTAAPEAAPAEAPADKKPAAKGFGMKGGKKPGAAAGSAAPATEAPAETTSEAPAEKKPAASKGFGMKGGAKRPGAASKPAATSAAPAPAEAESSEAVRDEVAEAAAEKKPAAKGFGMGKAKRPGQKAAPATNAAAPEAGVTAPAESKLDEAESAPDAAPTVDTESAPAAAPAAATTEEKPAKAKGFGMAAGKKRPGGIGKAAPTPAAAAPAAETASEAQPAPETETAEAPAAEAPATEAPATAAPQGGSAAVLTEEKPAKAKGFGMAAGKKRPGGIGKAAPAAAAAPVETPTPEAESEPAPEPEEAEASAAPEAAAADAPAADVAEPETAEAAAPSSNGSGDARTIAEAGASKAKGFGIAAGKKRPGHK; this is encoded by the coding sequence GTGACAGCCACGACGATTGCCATCGGCACCACAGCAGCGGTGATCAGCCTCTTCTGCTGGTACTTGTTCCTCGGTGGCGTGGTGCGGATCTACCGCACCATCAAACTCGGACACAAAGTCGACAGTTCCCGGTTCTGGCCGATCGGCCCGCGCCTGCTGACGATGCTCAAGGAATTCCTCGTCCACACCAGGATGGTGAAGTTCCGCTCCGTCGGCTGGGCCCACTGGCTGGTGATGATCGGATTCCTCGGCGGTTCCCTGCTGTGGTTCGAGGCCTACGGCCAGTCCATCAACCCGAAGTTCCACTGGCCCGTCTTCGGCGACACCTTCGCCTGGCACCTGTGGGATGAACTGCTGGGCATCGGCACCGTGGTCGGCATCCTGGTGCTGATCGCCATCCGCCAGATGAACCACCCGCGCGTCCCCGAGCGGATGTCCCGGTTCTCCGGGTCACGCTTCGGTCCGGCCTACTTCGTCGAGGTCGTGGTTCTGCTCGAGGGCCTGGGCATGATCCTGGTGAAGGCGTCGAAGATCGCGACCTACGGTCACGCGAACGCCTACTCCGACTTCTTCACGATGCAGGTCGCCAAGATCCTGCCCGCGTCGCCGACACTGGTGTCGATCTTCGCGGTCATCAAGCTGATGAGCGGCATGGTCTGGCTGGCCATGGTCGGCATGAACATCAGCTGGGGCGTCGCCTGGCACCGCTTCTCGGCCTTCCTCAACATCTACCTCAAGCGCGAGCAGGACGGCGGCGTCGCCCTCGGCGCGCTCAAACCGATGATGAGCCAGGGCAAGGTCCTCGACATGGAGACCGCCGACCCCGACGTCGACGCCTTCGGTGCAGGCAAGATCGAGGACTTCTCCTGGAAGGGCTGGCTCGACTTCACCACGTGTACCGAGTGCGGCCGCTGCCAGTCGCAGTGCCCCGCCTGGAACACCGGCAAGCCGCTGAGCCCCAAGCTGCTCATCATGTCGCTGCGCGACCACGGCAACGCCAAGGCGCCCTACCTGCTGGCCGGCGGCCGCAAGGACATGGGCGGCGACGAGGTCGGACTGGTCGACGCCGACGGAAACGTCCTGGAGGACAAGCTCAACGCGATCCCCGAGGCAGCTCGTGCCGAGGCCGCACGCAAGCTCGTCGGTGAGTCCAAGGGCGATCTCGGTGGCGGCCTGCCGATCGAGGCCGTCGACGGGGAGTTCGATCCCGAAGCCCTCGGCGCCGTCATCGACACCGAGACCCTGTGGAGCTGCACCACCTGTGGCGCCTGCGTCGAGCAGTGCCCGGTCGACATCGAACACGTCGACCACATCCTCGACATGCGTCGCTACCAAGTGCTGATCGAGTCGGACTTCCCGACCGAGCTGGCCGGCATGTTCAAGAACCTCGAGAACAAGGGCAACCCGTGGGGCCAGAACGCCTCCGCGCGCACCGCCTGGATCGACGAGATGGACATCGACATCCCGGTGTTCGGCAAGGACGTCGAGTCGTTCGAGGGCTTCGAGTACCTCTTCTGGGTCGGCTGCGCCGGCGCCTACGAGGACCGCGCCAAGAAGACCACCAAGGCCGTCGCCGAGCTCCTCGACATGGCCGCGGTGAACTTCATGGTCCTCGGCGAGGGCGAGACCTGTACCGGCGACTCGGCACGACGCGCCGGCAACGAGTTCCTCTTCCAGATGCTCGCGCAGCAGAACATCGAGATGCTGGGCGAAGTGTTCTCCACCGCACCCGAGCAGCGCAAGAAGGTCGTCGTGACCTGTGCGCACTGCTTCAATGCACTCGGCAACGAGTACCCGCAGCTCGGCGCCAAGTACGAGGTCGTCCACCACACGCAGCTGCTCAACCGGCTGGTCCGCGAGAAGCGGCTCGTCCCGGTCGCGCCGCTCGGCGAGGGCGTCACCTACCACGACCCCTGCTACCTGGGCCGGCACAACAAGGTCTACGACGCCCCGCGTGAACTGATGGGCGCCGCGGGTTCGACGCTCACCGAGATGCCGCGTCACGGCGAACGATCCATGTGCTGTGGCGCCGGCGGCGCGCGCATGTGGATGGAAGAGCAGATCGGCAAGCGGATCAACATCGACCGGGTCGACGAGGCCCTGGACACGCTCGGCGATCTCACCTCCGGCGATCAGGTCAAGAAGGTCGCGACCGGTTGCCCGTTCTGTCGCGTCATGCTCACCGACGGCGTCACCGCACGCACCAGCGGCACCGAGGCCGAGGGCAAGGTCGAGGTCGTCGACGTCGCGCAGCTGCTGCTCGACTCGGTCAGGCGCGGCAAGACCGAGGTCAAGCTCGGCGGCCGCTTCCTCGGACCGCGTCCGACCGCCCCCGAGCCGGAACCCGAGCCCGAGAAGGTGCCCGCGGCAGCAGCCGCATCGGCATCGGCCACCACCGAGGCGGCTCCGAAGCCGAAGGTCGGCCTGGGCATGAAGGGCGGCAAGAAGCCCGGTGCGACGGCGAAGACCGCAGCCCCGGAGGCCGCACCCGCCGAGGCTCCCGCAGACAAGAAGCCGGCGGCCAAGGGCTTCGGCATGAAGGGTGGCAAGAAGCCGGGCGCCGCAGCAGGTTCCGCGGCTCCGGCGACCGAAGCACCGGCCGAGACCACGTCGGAGGCGCCTGCCGAGAAGAAGCCCGCCGCCTCGAAGGGCTTCGGCATGAAGGGTGGCGCCAAGCGTCCGGGTGCGGCGAGCAAACCTGCCGCAACCTCGGCCGCACCGGCACCGGCCGAGGCCGAGTCGTCGGAGGCCGTCAGGGACGAGGTCGCCGAGGCCGCTGCCGAGAAGAAGCCCGCCGCCAAGGGCTTCGGTATGGGCAAGGCCAAGCGCCCGGGTCAGAAGGCCGCTCCCGCCACCAACGCCGCCGCGCCCGAGGCAGGGGTCACCGCCCCGGCCGAGAGCAAGCTCGACGAGGCCGAGTCGGCACCGGACGCGGCGCCGACCGTGGACACCGAAAGCGCGCCCGCAGCGGCGCCTGCAGCTGCGACCACGGAAGAAAAGCCGGCAAAGGCCAAGGGCTTCGGCATGGCCGCGGGCAAGAAGCGTCCGGGCGGGATCGGCAAGGCCGCTCCCACACCGGCAGCAGCCGCACCCGCGGCGGAGACCGCTTCCGAGGCGCAGCCCGCTCCGGAGACGGAGACCGCTGAGGCACCTGCTGCCGAGGCACCCGCGACCGAGGCGCCGGCAACTGCCGCACCGCAGGGCGGTTCGGCCGCTGTGCTGACCGAGGAGAAGCCGGCAAAGGCCAAGGGATTCGGCATGGCCGCAGGCAAGAAGCGTCCCGGCGGGATCGGCAAGGCCGCTCCGGCGGCCGCTGCCGCACCGGTCGAGACGCCGACGCCGGAAGCCGAGTCCGAGCCGGCCCCGGAACCGGAGGAGGCAGAGGCCTCAGCGGCACCCGAGGCAGCTGCTGCCGACGCTCCCGCTGCCGACGTCGCCGAGCCGGAGACGGCTGAGGCCGCAGCGCCGTCGAGCAACGGGTCGGGCGACGCCCGGACCATCGCCGAAGCCGGTGCGAGCAAGGCGAAGGGCTTCGGTATCGCGGCAGGCAAGAAGCGCCCCGGCCACAAGTAG
- a CDS encoding pyridoxal phosphate-dependent aminotransferase, producing MSRPHVSHLNQNLKPLEQSLKLQNVCYEIRGPVHAHAQRLEAEGHRILKLNIGNPALFGFEAPDVIMRDMIHALPYAQGYSESAGVLSARRAVVTRYELIPDFPYFDVDDVILGNGVSELITMTMQALLNDGDEVLIPAPDYPLWTAMTSLSGGQPVHYRCDEDNGWNPDVADIASKITDRTKAIVIINPNNPTGAVYSREVLEQLVELARQHSLLILADEIYDKIIYDDAEHVNVASLAPDLLCLTFNGLSKAYRVCGYRAGWVVLTGPKDHAKGFIEGMGILASTRLCSNVPGQHAIQVALGGYQSIDALVSPGGRLYEQRNVTWEKLNEIPGVSCVKPKGALYAFPRLDPEVHEIHNDELFVQDLLLQEKILVVQGTGFNLDDHNHFRIVTLPWSRDLAEAVERIGNFLSSYRQ from the coding sequence GTGAGTAGGCCCCATGTTTCGCACCTCAACCAGAACCTCAAACCGCTCGAGCAGTCTCTCAAGCTGCAGAACGTGTGCTACGAAATCCGCGGTCCCGTACACGCGCACGCACAGCGGCTCGAGGCAGAGGGCCACCGGATCCTCAAGCTGAACATCGGCAACCCGGCACTGTTCGGTTTCGAGGCGCCCGACGTGATCATGCGCGACATGATCCACGCGCTGCCCTACGCGCAGGGTTATTCCGAATCGGCGGGTGTGCTCTCCGCGCGCCGCGCCGTCGTCACGCGTTACGAGCTGATCCCCGACTTCCCGTACTTCGACGTGGACGACGTCATCCTGGGCAACGGTGTCTCCGAGCTCATCACGATGACCATGCAGGCGCTGCTCAACGACGGCGACGAGGTGCTCATCCCCGCGCCCGACTACCCGCTGTGGACCGCGATGACCTCGCTGTCGGGGGGCCAGCCCGTCCACTACCGCTGCGACGAGGACAACGGGTGGAACCCCGACGTCGCCGACATCGCGTCGAAGATCACCGACCGCACCAAGGCGATCGTGATCATCAACCCGAACAACCCGACGGGTGCGGTCTATTCACGCGAGGTTCTCGAGCAGCTCGTCGAGCTGGCGCGTCAGCATTCGCTGCTGATCCTCGCCGACGAGATCTACGACAAGATCATCTACGACGACGCCGAACACGTGAACGTCGCGTCACTGGCCCCCGACCTGCTGTGCCTCACCTTCAACGGCCTGTCGAAGGCCTACCGGGTCTGCGGCTACCGGGCGGGCTGGGTGGTGCTGACCGGACCCAAGGACCACGCGAAGGGTTTCATCGAGGGCATGGGCATCCTGGCGTCGACGCGCCTGTGTTCCAACGTGCCCGGCCAGCACGCCATCCAGGTGGCGCTCGGCGGGTACCAGTCGATCGACGCGCTGGTCTCCCCCGGCGGCCGGCTCTACGAGCAGCGCAACGTCACCTGGGAGAAGCTCAACGAGATCCCCGGCGTCAGCTGCGTCAAACCCAAGGGTGCGCTGTACGCCTTCCCGCGCCTCGACCCCGAGGTCCACGAGATCCACAACGACGAGCTGTTCGTCCAGGACCTGCTGTTGCAGGAGAAGATCCTCGTGGTGCAGGGCACCGGCTTCAACCTCGACGACCACAACCATTTCCGCATCGTCACCCTGCCGTGGTCGCGCGATCTGGCCGAGGCGGTGGAGCGGATCGGCAACTTCCTGTCGTCGTATCGGCAGTGA